In a genomic window of Streptomyces sp. BHT-5-2:
- a CDS encoding TIGR03086 family metal-binding protein: MGAAGHADLDLLRRLDARAVRSSVALVERLDAGDLGRPTPCAGWDLAALLGHLTAQHRGFAAAALGHGQDLAHWAVRPVGGDVPAVVADHRAAADEVIAAFTAVDAPDRPFALPEFTTERTVPAIQAIGFHLIDYVVHAWDLARTLGLSYDPDPELLDAALPIALAVPDGAARRAPGSSFRPGLPVAEGAGSLDRILAMLGRAPDWRAPAR, encoded by the coding sequence GTGGGGGCGGCGGGGCATGCGGATCTGGACCTGCTGCGGCGGCTCGACGCCCGCGCGGTGCGCAGTAGCGTGGCGCTGGTGGAACGGCTCGACGCCGGGGACCTCGGCCGGCCCACGCCCTGCGCGGGCTGGGATCTGGCCGCCCTGCTCGGTCATCTGACGGCCCAGCACCGCGGGTTCGCGGCCGCCGCGCTCGGGCACGGGCAGGACCTGGCGCACTGGGCGGTCCGGCCGGTCGGCGGCGACGTCCCGGCCGTGGTGGCCGACCACCGCGCCGCCGCCGACGAGGTGATCGCGGCCTTCACGGCCGTGGACGCCCCCGACCGCCCCTTCGCCCTCCCGGAGTTCACGACCGAGCGGACTGTTCCCGCGATCCAGGCCATCGGCTTCCACCTGATCGACTACGTCGTCCACGCCTGGGACCTCGCCCGCACGCTGGGCCTGTCCTACGACCCGGACCCCGAACTCCTCGACGCGGCGCTGCCGATCGCCCTGGCCGTCCCCGACGGCGCGGCCCGGCGCGCCCCCGGCAGCTCCTTCCGGCCCGGCCTGCCGGTGGCCGAGGGTGCCGGGTCGCTGGACCGGATCCTGGCGATGCTGGGTCGTGCGCCGGACTGGCGGGCGCCGGCACGCTGA
- a CDS encoding IS110 family transposase: MIDVSEIGAFLGLDVGKSEHHATAVTPAGRKAFDKRLPNSEPKLRDVFAKLKAKHGTVLVVVDQPASIGALPLAVARDMDCPVAYLPGLTMRRIADLYPGEAKTDARDAFIIADAARSMPHTLRAVELADEAVAELEMIVGFDDDLAGEATRISNRLRGLLTQIHPSLERVLGPRMQHPAVLKLLDQCGSPAQVRKAGRRRLVNLIRPKAPRMAERLVDDIFTALDEQTVVVPGTAAAALIVPSLASSLQSVLDQRKLLATRIEELLEAHPLSKVLTSMPGIGVRTGARILIDIGDASSFPSAAHLAAYAGLAPATRSSGSSIRGEQPSRRGNKQLKRAFFLSAFAALADPVSRAYYDKKIAQGKHHTQALLCLARRRADVLFAMLRDGTFYQPQPAPTG; encoded by the coding sequence GTGATCGACGTCAGTGAGATCGGCGCCTTCCTCGGCCTGGACGTCGGCAAGAGCGAACACCACGCCACCGCCGTCACTCCGGCCGGAAGGAAGGCCTTCGACAAGCGGCTGCCCAACAGCGAACCCAAGCTCCGCGACGTGTTCGCCAAGCTGAAAGCCAAGCACGGCACCGTGCTCGTGGTCGTCGACCAGCCCGCCTCCATCGGCGCCCTGCCGCTGGCCGTGGCCCGCGACATGGACTGCCCCGTGGCTTACCTGCCGGGCCTGACGATGCGGCGGATCGCCGACCTCTACCCCGGTGAAGCCAAAACCGACGCCCGCGACGCCTTCATCATCGCGGACGCGGCCCGGTCGATGCCGCACACTCTGCGGGCCGTCGAGCTTGCCGACGAGGCAGTAGCCGAGCTGGAAATGATCGTGGGTTTCGACGACGACCTGGCCGGCGAAGCCACCCGCATCAGCAACAGACTGCGGGGACTGCTGACACAGATCCACCCGTCGCTGGAACGGGTACTGGGACCGCGAATGCAGCACCCAGCCGTGCTCAAGCTGCTCGACCAGTGCGGTTCGCCGGCCCAGGTCCGCAAGGCCGGACGGCGTCGGCTGGTGAACCTGATCCGCCCAAAGGCACCACGGATGGCGGAACGGCTCGTCGATGACATCTTCACCGCCCTGGACGAGCAGACAGTGGTCGTGCCAGGCACGGCCGCGGCCGCATTGATCGTCCCCAGCCTCGCCAGCTCGCTCCAGTCGGTACTTGACCAGCGCAAACTCCTCGCCACAAGGATCGAGGAACTGCTGGAGGCTCACCCTCTTTCCAAGGTCCTGACGTCCATGCCGGGGATCGGCGTCAGGACCGGAGCACGCATCCTCATCGACATCGGCGACGCCAGCAGCTTCCCCAGCGCCGCCCACCTCGCCGCCTACGCCGGCCTCGCCCCGGCAACCCGCAGTTCCGGGTCCTCCATCCGCGGCGAACAGCCATCGCGCAGAGGAAACAAACAGCTCAAACGCGCCTTCTTCCTCTCCGCGTTCGCCGCCCTGGCCGACCCCGTCTCCAGGGCCTACTACGACAAGAAGATCGCCCAGGGAAAACACCACACCCAAGCCCTCCTCTGCCTCGCCAGACGACGAGCCGACGTGCTCTTCGCCATGCTCCGCGACGGCACCTTCTACCAACCCCAACCAGCCCCCACGGGTTGA
- a CDS encoding MFS transporter, with amino-acid sequence MTVRTGRRRRPGSPAAAAVFAIGMAGTTLPTPLYGLYRHQLGFSELMVTVVFATYALGVIAVLFGAGNVSDVTGRRPVLFTALGLSAASALCFLLAGGLPLLLLGRLLSGFAAGLFSGAATAAVLELARPGRESRAGFAATAANMGGLGCGPLLSGLLAQYAPRPLALPFLVHLLLLALATVVTWRLPETVTAPHRPRSPRPRGVRVPPAVRGVFAPAAVAAFAGFALLGLFTSIAPTFVAQTLDEHDLAVSGAVVCTVFVGSTLGQALTGRFGVRTALPAGCLFLVLGLLLVAGSLAAGSLPVLVAGALCGGTGQGLAFRAGLTAVSAAAPPEHRGGTLSAFFLVAYLGISLPVVGVGALTTVLGLRGAGLAFAGCVIAVAVTVGGYVLRRPLPDEDHG; translated from the coding sequence ATGACCGTGCGCACCGGCCGGCGCCGCCGCCCCGGCAGCCCCGCCGCGGCGGCCGTCTTCGCGATCGGCATGGCGGGGACGACCCTGCCCACCCCGCTCTACGGGCTCTACCGCCACCAACTGGGCTTCTCCGAGCTGATGGTGACGGTGGTCTTCGCCACCTACGCCCTCGGGGTGATCGCGGTCCTGTTCGGCGCGGGCAACGTCTCCGACGTGACCGGCCGGCGCCCGGTGCTGTTCACCGCGCTGGGACTGTCCGCGGCGAGCGCCCTGTGCTTCCTGCTGGCGGGCGGGCTGCCGCTGCTGCTGCTCGGGAGGCTGCTGTCCGGTTTCGCCGCCGGGCTGTTCAGCGGCGCCGCCACCGCCGCCGTCCTCGAACTGGCCCGCCCCGGCCGGGAGTCCCGGGCCGGCTTCGCCGCCACCGCCGCCAACATGGGCGGCCTGGGCTGCGGCCCGCTCCTGTCCGGCCTGCTCGCCCAGTACGCGCCCCGGCCGCTGGCCCTCCCCTTCCTCGTCCATCTGCTTCTGCTGGCCCTGGCCACGGTGGTGACCTGGCGGCTGCCGGAGACCGTCACGGCCCCGCACCGGCCGCGCTCGCCGCGGCCCCGCGGCGTCCGGGTGCCGCCGGCCGTCCGCGGGGTGTTCGCCCCCGCCGCCGTCGCCGCGTTCGCCGGCTTCGCCCTGCTCGGCCTGTTCACCTCGATCGCGCCGACCTTCGTCGCGCAGACCCTCGACGAGCACGATCTCGCGGTCTCCGGGGCGGTCGTCTGCACCGTCTTCGTGGGCTCGACGCTCGGCCAGGCCCTGACCGGCCGGTTCGGCGTGCGCACCGCCCTGCCGGCCGGCTGTCTGTTCCTGGTGCTGGGGCTGCTGCTGGTCGCCGGATCGCTGGCCGCGGGATCGCTGCCGGTACTGGTCGCCGGCGCGCTCTGCGGCGGCACCGGCCAGGGCCTGGCGTTCCGCGCCGGGCTCACCGCGGTGAGCGCCGCGGCCCCGCCGGAGCACCGCGGCGGCACCCTCTCGGCCTTCTTCCTCGTCGCCTATCTCGGTATCTCGCTGCCGGTGGTGGGCGTCGGCGCACTCACCACGGTGCTGGGGCTGCGGGGCGCCGGGCTGGCCTTCGCCGGGTGCGTCATCGCGGTGGCGGTGACGGTCGGCGGCTACGTCCTGCGGCGCCCGCTGCCGGACGAGGACCACGGATGA